One Cellulomonas sp. Y8 DNA segment encodes these proteins:
- a CDS encoding FAD-binding protein: MGTSDEHVYDVVVVGTGAAGFATALGAVDEGLSVLLLESTDRWGGSTAMSGGGMWLPDNPLMRRDGVGDSRAEALTYLDASVGDVGRASDRARKEAFVDGVEDFVTTAERHGMRFVRATDYPDYYPELPGGKIGRAIEAKPLDTKVIGDWWSTCRALVPLPIKTDDMWLLERAWSTPAGFVRGARFVFRTLGAVARGQRLAGIGAALATSFLDAVVQRGGASLWLESPLEQLVVEDGRVTGVRVTREGRPVVVRARRGVMIAGGGFEHNAEWRQKFHGIDGAPSGNPGNVGRPIAIAQEAGAAVELMDDAWWGASVASPTPGEPPAFLVGERSLPYSILVDARGDRFANESESYVDLGHHMLEHDPDGAYWLVADARHARRYLRNYALDPRALRALAAAGMYVKSPSLADLADRIGVDPARFRATVQRFNGFARSGVDGDFGRGNSAYDRYYGDPTVHPNPNLGPLERGPFTAFRVVIGDLGTKGGVLTDADGRALREDGSVVDGLYAAGNSSASVMGRTYPGPGSTIGPAAVFGLRAARRMARTA; encoded by the coding sequence ATGGGCACGAGCGACGAGCACGTCTACGACGTCGTGGTGGTGGGCACCGGCGCGGCCGGGTTCGCCACGGCGCTGGGGGCGGTGGACGAGGGCCTGAGCGTCCTCCTGCTCGAGAGCACCGACCGCTGGGGCGGCAGCACGGCGATGTCGGGCGGCGGCATGTGGCTGCCGGACAACCCGCTCATGCGGCGGGACGGCGTCGGCGACTCCCGCGCGGAGGCGCTCACCTACCTCGACGCCAGCGTGGGCGACGTCGGCCGGGCGTCGGACCGGGCACGCAAGGAGGCCTTCGTCGACGGCGTCGAGGACTTCGTCACCACGGCGGAGCGGCACGGCATGCGGTTCGTGCGGGCGACCGACTACCCGGACTACTACCCGGAGCTGCCGGGCGGCAAGATCGGCCGCGCGATCGAGGCGAAGCCCCTCGACACCAAGGTGATCGGCGACTGGTGGTCGACCTGCCGCGCCCTGGTCCCGCTGCCGATCAAGACGGACGACATGTGGCTGCTGGAGCGCGCCTGGTCGACGCCGGCCGGGTTCGTGCGCGGCGCCCGGTTCGTGTTCCGCACCCTGGGCGCGGTGGCCCGCGGGCAGCGGCTCGCCGGCATCGGGGCCGCCCTCGCGACGTCGTTCCTCGACGCGGTCGTGCAGCGCGGCGGCGCGTCGCTGTGGCTGGAGAGCCCGCTGGAGCAGCTGGTCGTCGAGGACGGCCGGGTCACGGGTGTGCGGGTCACCCGCGAGGGCCGGCCGGTCGTGGTGCGCGCCCGCCGCGGCGTGATGATCGCGGGCGGCGGGTTCGAGCACAACGCCGAGTGGCGGCAGAAGTTCCACGGCATCGACGGCGCCCCGTCGGGCAACCCCGGGAACGTCGGCCGGCCGATCGCGATCGCGCAGGAGGCGGGCGCGGCCGTGGAGCTCATGGACGACGCGTGGTGGGGCGCCTCGGTGGCGTCGCCGACGCCGGGCGAGCCGCCCGCGTTCCTGGTCGGCGAGCGCTCGCTCCCCTACTCGATCCTGGTGGACGCCCGCGGCGACCGGTTCGCCAACGAGTCCGAGTCCTACGTCGACCTCGGCCACCACATGCTCGAGCACGACCCGGACGGCGCCTACTGGCTGGTCGCCGACGCCCGGCACGCCCGCCGGTACCTGCGGAACTACGCCCTCGACCCCCGCGCCCTGCGCGCCCTGGCCGCCGCGGGGATGTACGTGAAGTCGCCCTCGCTCGCCGACCTGGCCGACCGGATCGGCGTCGACCCCGCGCGGTTCCGGGCCACGGTGCAGCGGTTCAACGGCTTCGCGCGCTCGGGCGTCGACGGCGACTTCGGCCGCGGCAACTCCGCGTACGACCGGTACTACGGCGACCCGACGGTGCACCCGAACCCGAACCTCGGCCCGCTGGAGCGCGGGCCGTTCACCGCGTTCCGGGTCGTCATCGGCGACCTCGGCACCAAGGGCGGCGTGCTGACCGACGCCGACGGGCGGGCGCTGCGCGAGGACGGCAGCGTCGTCGACGGGCTGTACGCGGCCGGGAACAGCTCGGCGTCGGTCATGGGCCGGACGTACCCCGGGCCGGGGTCGACGATCGGGCCGGCGGCGGTGTTCGGCCTGCGGGCGGCGCGGCGGATGGCGCGGACGGCGTAG
- a CDS encoding TetR/AcrR family transcriptional regulator gives MAERRDAVRNRRLIVAAAEAVFREEGAAVPLDRVAQRAGVGRGTLYRHFPDRLALVAAVYAARVDALERHVGTLPPERLVEHLVAEIGAQQVAAPGLFGAVHAADDPAVAEVERRAGALLDAALADARARGRVRPDVTAEDLRLLFAMSEGVLAVESGDAAAHVRRALVLGLRGVLVDAPDELPAATLVVGGPTDA, from the coding sequence GTGGCGGAGCGACGGGACGCGGTGCGCAACCGGCGGCTGATCGTCGCCGCGGCCGAGGCCGTGTTCCGCGAGGAGGGCGCGGCGGTTCCGCTCGACCGCGTGGCGCAGCGGGCCGGCGTCGGCCGGGGCACGCTGTACCGGCACTTCCCCGACCGGCTCGCCCTCGTCGCGGCGGTGTACGCGGCGCGGGTCGACGCGCTGGAGCGGCACGTCGGCACGCTGCCGCCGGAGCGCCTGGTCGAGCACCTGGTCGCCGAGATCGGGGCGCAGCAGGTCGCCGCGCCCGGGCTGTTCGGGGCCGTGCACGCCGCCGACGACCCGGCGGTCGCGGAGGTCGAGCGCCGGGCGGGCGCCCTGCTCGACGCCGCGCTGGCGGACGCCCGCGCCCGGGGCCGCGTGCGACCCGACGTGACGGCCGAGGACCTGCGGCTGCTGTTCGCGATGTCGGAGGGGGTGCTCGCCGTCGAGAGCGGCGACGCCGCCGCGCACGTGCGGCGCGCGCTCGTGCTCGGGCTGCGGGGCGTGCTCGTCGACGCGCCGGACGAGCTCCCCGCCGCGACGCTCGTCGTCGGCGGCCCGACGGACGCCTGA
- a CDS encoding DUF1254 domain-containing protein: MPETLPAPVPVPHDPEVVRAAAEAAVWAHPALLGYRELRTELRTGVAALGVLDHDEGPPAPGDGTRSADPLLLRSSAWLDLRAEPAVVGHADLPAGLYSGAQVIDLLGRTVAHVGAARTGTGAGDWAVVGPGWDGPVPPGVRGVLRSTSSLVRVLTRTAVPRPGDLPAARAVQRAYRVRPLHALGGVTPPRPAPSVAWLPWDEERAWGAGFVDYLALLLRLARPADPADREGVERWVRLGVLPGGPDGWGARGPDARTRVLVARGAALGAAQLEDALRREGLGSGTGGGAGAGSAALRRAVAAEHELHEPEPEEVRTLRWRAVDDEPLDGHRRYRMTLPAPVPARLHWSLAAHADPSGELVANPARRYALGPGTPDLPRAPDGALVVALQHDAPVDAAGRAGWLPVPPGPFSLVLRLYAPEPGQEWSPVLRAVG, encoded by the coding sequence ATGCCGGAGACCCTGCCCGCGCCGGTCCCGGTCCCGCACGACCCGGAGGTGGTGCGCGCCGCCGCCGAGGCCGCGGTGTGGGCGCACCCGGCGCTCCTGGGGTACCGCGAGCTGCGCACCGAGCTGCGGACCGGCGTCGCCGCGCTCGGGGTGCTCGACCACGACGAGGGGCCGCCCGCGCCCGGCGACGGCACCCGGTCCGCGGACCCGCTGCTGCTGCGGTCGAGCGCCTGGCTCGACCTGCGGGCCGAGCCCGCCGTCGTCGGCCACGCCGACCTCCCCGCCGGGCTGTACTCCGGGGCGCAGGTGATCGACCTGCTGGGCCGCACGGTCGCCCACGTCGGGGCCGCACGGACCGGCACGGGCGCGGGTGACTGGGCCGTCGTCGGCCCGGGCTGGGACGGGCCGGTCCCGCCCGGGGTGCGCGGGGTGCTGCGGTCGACCTCGTCGCTGGTGCGGGTGCTCACCCGCACCGCGGTGCCCCGCCCCGGCGATCTGCCCGCGGCGCGGGCCGTGCAGCGGGCGTACCGGGTGCGGCCCCTGCACGCGCTCGGCGGCGTCACCCCGCCCCGGCCGGCGCCGTCGGTCGCGTGGCTGCCGTGGGACGAGGAGCGCGCCTGGGGCGCCGGGTTCGTCGACTACCTCGCCCTGCTGCTCCGGCTCGCGCGGCCCGCCGACCCGGCGGACCGCGAGGGCGTCGAGCGGTGGGTGCGCCTCGGCGTGCTGCCCGGCGGGCCGGACGGGTGGGGGGCGCGCGGCCCGGACGCACGGACCCGGGTGCTCGTCGCGCGCGGGGCGGCGCTGGGGGCGGCGCAGCTCGAGGACGCGCTGCGCCGGGAGGGCCTGGGGTCGGGGACGGGGGGCGGTGCCGGGGCCGGCTCGGCGGCGCTGCGCCGGGCCGTCGCCGCGGAGCACGAGCTGCACGAGCCCGAGCCCGAGGAGGTCCGCACCCTGCGCTGGCGCGCCGTCGACGACGAGCCCCTGGACGGCCACCGGCGGTACCGCATGACGCTGCCGGCCCCCGTGCCCGCCCGGCTGCACTGGTCGCTCGCCGCCCACGCCGACCCCTCCGGCGAGCTCGTCGCGAACCCGGCCCGCCGGTACGCCCTCGGGCCGGGCACGCCGGACCTGCCCCGCGCACCCGACGGCGCGCTGGTCGTGGCGCTGCAGCACGACGCCCCGGTCGACGCCGCCGGCCGGGCCGGGTGGCTCCCCGTGCCGCCCGGGCCGTTCAGCCTGGTGCTGCGGCTCTACGCGCCCGAGCCGGGGCAGGAGTGGTCGCCGGTGCTCCGCGCCGTGGGGTGA
- a CDS encoding LuxR C-terminal-related transcriptional regulator, with translation MDAEDDGGGAVRRARAGAGRGRAAPGGKFTVPRPPRGLVVRSRCDEALATTVAAHRLTVVSAPAGFGKTTLLAQWVARAPGPVAWVSLDPLDDEPGRLVRVLGDALARIAPGARPEDDPGPDRGLATVARRLDALVTALEALPPETVVVLDDVHLLSARTSREVLGPVLRYAGPRFVLAGRYDAALPVNRMRMAGEVGELRERALAFTEEEVADVVRAVGVPGDAAAVRALWEITRGWPVAVRLALAADVLDGSGEPLAQLRDRDVPITGYLVEEVVGSLPDDLADFVLRASVADQVDPELAEALVPGGARLLDECVGRGLFLTDVGDAGDGPVYRWHALVAAHARAVLTRRDPLAARVAHRVVAAHLGPRDPAAAIRHALDGHAPDLAARVLGERWPDLVVRGDVGQVRGLRAALPPRYRSDPDVLLALAAAHAYEADGARDDDGGPAWVGELVRTFLGPGRPSLEESVRRGRALLDGGVPDSGVPDDAVRALALYLVGRAELQQYGPDPAALGHLAAGGALAAERGWVALELGCRAEEAFAASLRGDVGAALDGARAVLATAALHEWQGTSIVASAHLACGVASYWRDELCAAAGHLRAAIEAAGRNRREVAVHAAGVLAIVCLAQGDAPGLARAREITDASWPDGSAPEHLTAFRDFLTAVQLGAEDRPREALAIVDESSVAFADPLALGWQSDQLLRIGDIEGAERALRAAEHAAAGAADVLGATPAQVRVANLAAAAALHADEDAGAAHAALEAALAAAEPHGLVRPLRDRAAALHPLLSAHLEWGSAHEPLVTRLLVAEHEAPTPRASAWDLTPRERDVLACLRSSLTSEEIAGSLFLSINTVKTHMRAIYRKLGVDGRRAAVRTAVQRGLL, from the coding sequence ATGGACGCTGAGGACGACGGCGGCGGGGCGGTGCGCCGGGCGCGCGCGGGGGCGGGTCGCGGTCGCGCGGCCCCGGGGGGCAAGTTCACGGTCCCGCGACCACCGCGCGGTCTGGTCGTGCGGTCGCGGTGCGACGAGGCGCTGGCGACGACGGTGGCCGCGCACCGGCTGACCGTCGTCAGCGCGCCGGCGGGCTTCGGCAAGACGACGCTGCTCGCGCAGTGGGTGGCCCGCGCGCCCGGCCCGGTGGCGTGGGTCTCGCTCGACCCGCTCGACGACGAGCCCGGGCGCCTGGTGCGGGTCCTGGGCGACGCGCTCGCGCGGATCGCTCCGGGCGCCCGGCCCGAGGACGACCCGGGGCCCGACCGGGGGCTGGCCACCGTCGCCCGGCGGCTGGACGCCCTGGTCACGGCGCTCGAGGCGCTGCCGCCCGAGACGGTGGTGGTGCTGGACGACGTGCACCTGCTCTCCGCGCGCACCTCCCGCGAGGTGCTCGGGCCGGTGCTCCGCTACGCCGGTCCCCGGTTCGTGCTGGCGGGCCGGTACGACGCGGCGTTGCCGGTCAACCGGATGCGGATGGCCGGCGAGGTGGGCGAGCTGCGGGAGCGGGCGCTGGCGTTCACCGAGGAGGAGGTCGCCGACGTCGTGCGCGCGGTGGGCGTCCCGGGCGACGCCGCGGCGGTCCGGGCGCTCTGGGAGATCACGCGCGGCTGGCCGGTCGCCGTGCGGCTGGCGCTGGCCGCCGACGTGCTCGACGGGTCGGGCGAGCCGCTGGCGCAGCTGCGTGACCGCGACGTGCCGATCACGGGGTACCTGGTGGAGGAGGTCGTCGGGTCGCTGCCGGACGACCTGGCGGACTTCGTGCTGCGGGCGAGCGTGGCCGACCAGGTCGACCCCGAGCTCGCCGAGGCGCTGGTGCCGGGCGGGGCCCGGCTGCTCGACGAGTGCGTCGGCCGCGGGCTGTTCCTCACCGACGTCGGCGACGCCGGCGACGGGCCGGTCTACCGGTGGCACGCGCTGGTGGCCGCCCACGCGCGGGCCGTCCTGACCCGCCGGGACCCGCTCGCTGCGCGGGTGGCCCACCGGGTGGTGGCCGCCCACCTCGGGCCGCGCGACCCGGCGGCCGCCATCCGGCACGCCCTCGACGGGCACGCGCCGGACCTCGCGGCACGGGTGCTCGGCGAGCGGTGGCCGGACCTCGTGGTGCGCGGCGACGTCGGCCAGGTGCGCGGGCTGCGTGCGGCACTGCCGCCGCGGTACCGCAGCGACCCCGACGTGCTGCTGGCGCTCGCCGCCGCGCACGCCTACGAGGCCGACGGCGCGCGCGACGACGACGGGGGGCCGGCCTGGGTCGGCGAGCTGGTGCGGACGTTCCTCGGGCCGGGGCGCCCGTCGCTGGAGGAGTCGGTCCGCCGCGGCAGGGCCCTGCTCGACGGCGGGGTGCCCGACAGCGGGGTCCCCGACGACGCCGTCCGGGCGCTCGCGCTGTACCTCGTGGGCCGCGCCGAGCTGCAGCAGTACGGCCCCGACCCGGCCGCGCTCGGGCACCTCGCGGCCGGCGGCGCGCTCGCCGCCGAGCGGGGCTGGGTCGCGCTCGAGCTCGGCTGCCGGGCGGAGGAGGCGTTCGCCGCCTCGCTGCGTGGCGACGTCGGCGCCGCGCTGGACGGGGCACGGGCGGTGCTGGCGACCGCGGCGCTGCACGAGTGGCAGGGCACGAGCATCGTCGCTTCGGCCCACCTCGCGTGCGGTGTCGCGTCGTACTGGCGCGACGAGCTGTGCGCGGCCGCGGGACACCTGCGCGCCGCGATCGAGGCCGCGGGCCGGAACCGGCGCGAGGTCGCGGTGCACGCCGCGGGCGTGCTGGCGATCGTCTGCCTGGCGCAGGGCGACGCGCCCGGGCTCGCGCGGGCCCGGGAGATCACCGACGCGTCCTGGCCCGACGGGTCCGCGCCGGAGCACCTGACGGCGTTCCGCGACTTCCTCACTGCCGTGCAGCTGGGCGCCGAGGACCGGCCGCGCGAGGCGCTGGCGATCGTCGACGAGTCCTCGGTCGCGTTCGCGGACCCGCTCGCCCTCGGCTGGCAGAGCGACCAGCTGCTGCGCATCGGGGACATCGAGGGCGCGGAGCGCGCGCTGCGGGCGGCCGAGCACGCCGCGGCCGGCGCGGCGGACGTCCTCGGCGCGACACCGGCTCAGGTGCGGGTCGCGAACCTGGCGGCGGCCGCCGCGCTGCACGCCGACGAGGACGCGGGCGCGGCGCACGCGGCGCTCGAGGCGGCGCTCGCGGCCGCGGAGCCGCACGGGCTGGTCCGCCCGCTCCGCGACCGCGCGGCCGCCCTGCACCCGCTGCTGTCGGCGCACCTCGAGTGGGGGAGCGCGCACGAGCCGCTGGTGACGCGGCTGCTCGTCGCCGAGCACGAGGCGCCGACGCCGCGGGCCTCCGCCTGGGACCTCACCCCGCGGGAGCGGGACGTGCTGGCCTGCCTCCGGTCGTCGCTGACCTCGGAGGAGATCGCCGGCTCGCTCTTCCTGTCGATCAACACGGTGAAGACCCACATGCGGGCGATCTACCGGAAGCTCGGCGTCGACGGGCGGCGGGCCGCCGTGCGGACGGCGGTGCAGCGCGGCCTGCTCTGA
- a CDS encoding DUF1269 domain-containing protein, with amino-acid sequence MATLSVWKFETPGGAQQAEQALESLAKQELIQVHDAATVSWDPDKSKPKTRQAHSLAAAGALGGTFWGMLFGLLFFIPLIGAAIGAAAGALAGSLTDVGIDDDFIESVRSKVTPGTSALFLLSSGAVPDKVFGALKEQGIHPELIQTNLSEEEEARLREAFEENA; translated from the coding sequence GTGGCCACTCTCAGCGTGTGGAAGTTCGAGACCCCCGGCGGCGCGCAGCAGGCCGAGCAGGCGCTCGAGTCGCTGGCGAAGCAGGAGCTCATCCAGGTGCACGACGCCGCCACGGTGTCCTGGGACCCGGACAAGTCGAAGCCGAAGACCCGGCAGGCGCACAGCCTCGCGGCCGCGGGCGCGCTGGGCGGCACCTTCTGGGGCATGCTCTTCGGCCTGCTGTTCTTCATCCCGCTCATCGGCGCCGCGATCGGTGCGGCGGCCGGCGCGCTCGCCGGATCGCTCACCGACGTCGGCATCGACGACGACTTCATCGAGTCGGTGCGCAGCAAGGTCACGCCGGGCACGTCGGCGCTGTTCCTGCTGTCGTCCGGCGCCGTGCCGGACAAGGTCTTCGGGGCGCTCAAGGAGCAGGGCATCCACCCCGAGCTGATCCAGACGAACCTCTCCGAGGAGGAGGAGGCCCGGCTGCGCGAGGCGTTCGAGGAGAACGCCTGA
- a CDS encoding sensor histidine kinase: MPEDRAATALGHAPDAGAPERAGRAPGEPEPVLAPGAPRLALAAVAAAGGLALVVARARAGVALEPVAWEAAAQVVGAATLLLRREVVALAVCLALCLVSPVLATPVALYLVARWAGPRAAWLGLVAALLMVWPVWQVTAFRTGVAVPLLLLLDVLVPWLAGRGQRSAAHAAVLRVAQERAAAEAAALAVRRAERTRLAGELHDVVAHRISLIVLHANLLDAATDDPAVHAAAGEIRDTGRAALDEMREVLRLLRRDPGEDGLARHALPEVEGLVAAARDVGQPVTAVVAAAHRDPPDPAERTAVRVVREGLTNAVRHAPGAGTRVLVEDAGPELHVQVLTTEARSVPTGLTTGGTGLAGLRERVALVGGRLDAGPTPAGGFLLDARLPRRATPA; encoded by the coding sequence ATGCCCGAGGACCGTGCCGCGACGGCGCTCGGCCACGCCCCGGACGCGGGCGCGCCGGAGCGGGCCGGCCGCGCCCCGGGGGAGCCCGAGCCGGTGCTCGCGCCGGGAGCCCCGCGCCTCGCGCTCGCCGCGGTCGCCGCCGCGGGCGGCCTGGCCCTGGTCGTCGCGCGCGCCCGCGCCGGCGTCGCGCTCGAACCCGTCGCGTGGGAGGCCGCCGCGCAGGTGGTGGGCGCCGCGACGCTGCTGCTGCGCCGGGAGGTGGTGGCGCTCGCGGTCTGCCTCGCGCTGTGCCTGGTGTCGCCCGTGCTCGCGACCCCGGTCGCCCTGTACCTCGTCGCGCGGTGGGCCGGCCCGCGCGCGGCCTGGCTCGGTCTGGTCGCCGCGCTGCTGATGGTCTGGCCGGTGTGGCAGGTCACCGCGTTCCGCACGGGCGTGGCGGTGCCGCTCCTGCTGCTGCTCGACGTGCTCGTGCCCTGGCTGGCCGGGCGCGGGCAGCGGTCGGCGGCGCACGCGGCGGTGCTGCGGGTCGCCCAGGAGCGCGCGGCCGCGGAGGCCGCCGCGCTCGCGGTCCGGCGGGCCGAGCGCACCCGGCTCGCCGGGGAGCTGCACGACGTCGTCGCGCACCGGATCAGCCTGATCGTGCTGCACGCGAACCTGCTGGATGCCGCTACCGACGACCCGGCCGTGCACGCCGCGGCGGGCGAGATCCGGGACACGGGGCGCGCGGCGCTGGACGAGATGCGCGAGGTGCTGCGGCTGCTGCGGCGGGACCCCGGCGAGGACGGGCTGGCCCGGCACGCGCTGCCGGAGGTCGAGGGGCTGGTCGCCGCCGCGCGCGACGTCGGGCAGCCCGTCACCGCGGTGGTCGCCGCCGCGCACCGCGACCCGCCCGACCCCGCGGAGCGCACCGCCGTCCGGGTCGTCCGCGAGGGCCTGACCAACGCCGTCCGGCACGCGCCCGGCGCGGGCACCCGGGTCCTGGTCGAGGACGCCGGGCCCGAGCTGCACGTCCAGGTGCTCACGACCGAGGCGCGGTCGGTGCCCACGGGGCTCACGACCGGCGGCACCGGCCTGGCCGGGCTGCGCGAGCGGGTGGCGCTGGTCGGCGGCCGGCTGGACGCCGGGCCGACGCCGGCGGGCGGGTTCCTGCTCGACGCCCGGCTGCCGAGGCGGGCGACGCCGGCGTGA
- a CDS encoding response regulator transcription factor: MIRVLVVDDEALFRQGIARLVAAAPDLEVVGEAADGRAAVEQVRAHRPDVVLLDMQMPVMDGLSAAQEILRAGTGAAVVVLTSFLSDRYIVPALRLGAAGYLLKDSTVDELHRGIRAAAAGDAMLSPTVTRRLLDAVGPALSGLAQEARDRVAPLSARERDVLACVAEGLSNAETARRLYLAEPTVKAHLAHAMTKLGVDNRTQAAIVAHDAGLVPPAAG, translated from the coding sequence GTGATCCGGGTGCTGGTCGTCGACGACGAGGCGCTGTTCCGGCAGGGCATCGCCCGCCTCGTCGCCGCCGCGCCCGACCTCGAGGTCGTCGGCGAGGCGGCCGACGGGCGGGCCGCCGTCGAGCAGGTGCGCGCGCACCGGCCCGACGTCGTGCTGCTCGACATGCAGATGCCGGTGATGGACGGTCTGAGCGCCGCGCAGGAGATCCTGCGGGCGGGCACCGGGGCGGCCGTGGTCGTCCTCACCAGCTTCCTGTCCGACCGGTACATCGTCCCGGCGCTCCGCCTGGGGGCCGCCGGCTACCTGCTCAAGGACAGCACGGTCGACGAGCTGCACCGGGGGATCCGCGCCGCGGCGGCGGGGGACGCGATGCTGTCACCGACCGTGACCCGGCGGCTGCTCGACGCCGTCGGGCCTGCGCTCTCCGGGCTGGCGCAGGAGGCCCGGGACCGGGTCGCGCCGCTCAGCGCACGGGAGCGGGACGTGCTCGCCTGCGTGGCGGAGGGGCTGTCGAACGCGGAGACGGCGCGGCGGCTCTACCTGGCGGAGCCGACCGTGAAGGCGCACCTCGCGCACGCGATGACGAAGCTCGGCGTCGACAACCGGACCCAGGCGGCGATCGTGGCGCACGACGCAGGGCTGGTGCCGCCCGCCGCGGGCTGA
- a CDS encoding NUDIX hydrolase: protein MSAWHAHDSRTVYENPWIRVREDAVTRPDGGDGVYGVVEVRQPAVFVVPVTDDDEVVLVEVERYTTGAVSLEVPAGGSDGEDPLVAAARELREETGLAADDWTHLGPVFSLNGVAHAPGHVLLARGLRPADEAHAQDEEGIVGVRRVPWSELPALVRAGGITDNESLGALLHAAVALGRVS, encoded by the coding sequence ATGTCCGCCTGGCACGCCCACGACTCCCGCACCGTCTACGAGAACCCGTGGATCCGGGTCCGCGAGGACGCGGTCACCCGGCCCGACGGCGGGGACGGGGTGTACGGCGTCGTCGAGGTCCGGCAGCCGGCGGTCTTCGTCGTCCCCGTGACCGACGACGACGAGGTGGTGCTGGTCGAGGTCGAGCGGTACACCACCGGCGCGGTGTCGCTCGAGGTGCCCGCGGGCGGGTCCGACGGCGAGGACCCGCTGGTCGCCGCGGCGCGCGAGCTGCGCGAGGAGACCGGGCTCGCCGCCGACGACTGGACGCACCTCGGGCCGGTGTTCTCGCTCAACGGCGTGGCGCACGCGCCGGGGCACGTGCTGCTCGCGCGGGGCCTGCGGCCGGCCGACGAGGCGCACGCCCAGGACGAGGAGGGCATCGTCGGCGTGCGCCGGGTCCCGTGGTCCGAGCTGCCGGCCCTGGTGCGCGCGGGCGGGATCACCGACAACGAGTCCCTGGGCGCGCTGCTGCACGCGGCGGTGGCGCTCGGCCGGGTGTCCTGA
- a CDS encoding siderophore-interacting protein, with protein MARSSNIGAGRRKPEFTELLTLHVLRTARVSTGFVRVTLGGGDAARFRPMGYDQWFRLFIPVADDAVLSRLPNRLDTLAYLKYLAIARTERPVLRNYTVRAHRPDGPEGPELDVDFVLHGTPEDGTSGPAATWAQTCAPGDAVAILDEGITFPAAAAHDRVLLVADETGLPAVAGILGSLGTGARGVAVVEVPHADDVQDLAGPAGVQVRWVVRDDPHAVAGPAALAAVEALPVPDEPVTAWVVGEQSLVAAARRHWVAAGVPKQDVTFCGYWRAAKARVAA; from the coding sequence GTGGCCCGCAGCAGCAACATCGGCGCCGGCCGGCGCAAGCCCGAGTTCACGGAGCTGCTGACGCTGCACGTGCTGCGCACCGCGCGGGTGTCGACCGGGTTCGTCCGGGTCACGCTGGGGGGCGGCGACGCGGCGCGGTTCCGGCCGATGGGCTACGACCAGTGGTTCCGGCTGTTCATCCCCGTCGCCGACGACGCGGTGCTGTCGCGGCTGCCGAACAGGCTCGACACCCTCGCGTACCTCAAGTACCTCGCGATCGCGCGGACCGAGCGCCCCGTGCTGCGGAACTACACCGTCCGCGCGCACCGGCCCGACGGACCCGAGGGCCCGGAGCTCGACGTCGACTTCGTGCTGCACGGCACCCCCGAGGACGGCACCTCCGGGCCCGCCGCGACCTGGGCGCAGACCTGCGCGCCCGGGGACGCCGTCGCGATCCTCGACGAGGGCATCACGTTCCCCGCGGCCGCCGCGCACGACCGGGTGCTGCTCGTCGCCGACGAGACCGGGCTGCCCGCGGTCGCCGGCATCCTCGGCTCGCTCGGCACCGGCGCCCGGGGCGTCGCCGTCGTCGAGGTGCCGCACGCCGACGACGTCCAGGACCTCGCCGGCCCGGCCGGCGTCCAGGTGCGCTGGGTGGTGCGCGACGACCCGCACGCCGTGGCGGGGCCGGCGGCGCTCGCGGCGGTCGAGGCGCTGCCCGTCCCGGACGAGCCGGTCACGGCCTGGGTGGTGGGGGAGCAGTCGCTGGTCGCCGCGGCCCGGCGGCACTGGGTCGCTGCGGGCGTGCCGAAGCAGGACGTCACGTTCTGCGGCTACTGGCGGGCGGCGAAGGCGCGCGTGGCGGCCTGA
- a CDS encoding SOS response-associated peptidase, giving the protein MCGRYAQTRAADQLERDLAIDRILGEHPGPSWNVAPTQDVPVVLERVEDDGPQRQLRQARWGLVPSWAKDVSIGSRMINARSETVLDKPAFRKAAARRRALVPMDGYYEWQANERGPKTPYFLHGAEPLAAAGLYELWRDHAKADDDPTRWLWTVTIITRPATDSLGHIHDRCPVLLPGHLWDGWLDPSITAADEVGAMLVNVPEPHLTPREVGRAVGNVANDGPGLVEPVAHEAGPETQG; this is encoded by the coding sequence ATGTGTGGCCGCTACGCGCAGACCCGTGCCGCCGACCAGCTCGAGCGCGACCTCGCGATCGACCGGATCCTCGGCGAGCACCCGGGACCGTCCTGGAACGTCGCCCCGACCCAGGACGTGCCGGTGGTGCTCGAGCGCGTCGAGGACGACGGCCCGCAGCGCCAGCTCCGGCAGGCCCGGTGGGGCCTGGTGCCGTCGTGGGCCAAGGACGTGTCGATCGGGTCGCGCATGATCAACGCGCGCTCGGAGACGGTGCTCGACAAGCCGGCGTTCCGGAAGGCGGCGGCGAGGCGGCGCGCGCTGGTCCCGATGGACGGCTACTACGAGTGGCAGGCCAACGAGCGCGGCCCCAAGACGCCGTACTTCCTGCACGGGGCCGAGCCGCTGGCGGCCGCCGGGCTGTACGAGCTGTGGCGCGACCACGCCAAGGCCGACGACGACCCGACGCGCTGGCTGTGGACGGTCACGATCATCACGCGCCCCGCGACCGACAGCCTCGGGCACATCCACGACCGCTGCCCCGTGCTGCTGCCCGGTCACCTGTGGGACGGCTGGCTCGACCCGTCGATCACCGCGGCCGACGAGGTCGGGGCGATGCTGGTGAACGTGCCGGAGCCGCACCTGACGCCGCGCGAGGTCGGGCGGGCCGTGGGCAACGTGGCGAACGACGGCCCGGGGCTCGTCGAGCCGGTAGCCCATGAGGCCGGGCCCGAGACTCAGGGCTGA